In Gemmatimonadaceae bacterium, one genomic interval encodes:
- a CDS encoding ABC transporter permease: MGFSSWLFNLTEGVGIAFDAIRANKVRAALTILGVAVGVFVVVTLSAAVHGINTSVAKDLESAGPTSFFVFRRPVSLSEMCDGTENTCPSRRNPPITLTEAEAVARLPEIKAVTSHIGWNATYKYKDKEISQGGLDAYSAGWLQADGGDIVSGRNFTYAENTAGARVIVINDKMAERLFKDSDPLDKFIDVTGIPFKVIGIHHNTGSFLGKPSSSAAGNDPKAMIPLETGRRQLGMQLRRLDLTIRPHESVQRDQAIDAVTSTLRGQRGLKPSAPDNFAIMTSDGLLAIYDGFFGVFFIVMIALSAVGLLVGGVGVIAIMMISVTERTREIGVRKALGATRRTILWQFLVEAATLTCVGASIGLIAGSAVAFLINRFTPVPASTPPMAIVAALAVSAFTGIVFGMLPAAKASRLDPVEALRYE; this comes from the coding sequence ATGGGTTTCTCCTCCTGGCTGTTCAATCTCACCGAAGGGGTGGGGATCGCGTTTGATGCCATCCGCGCAAACAAGGTCAGAGCCGCGCTCACGATTCTCGGCGTTGCTGTCGGTGTTTTCGTGGTCGTGACCTTGTCCGCCGCCGTACACGGCATCAACACCAGCGTCGCCAAGGATCTCGAGTCGGCAGGCCCCACCAGCTTTTTTGTTTTCCGGCGGCCGGTGAGCCTCAGCGAAATGTGTGACGGTACCGAAAACACCTGCCCGTCGCGCCGAAACCCGCCGATCACGCTGACTGAAGCAGAGGCAGTCGCGCGCCTCCCGGAGATCAAGGCGGTGACGAGCCACATTGGATGGAATGCCACCTACAAGTACAAGGACAAGGAAATTTCGCAGGGTGGGCTCGATGCCTACAGCGCCGGCTGGCTGCAGGCCGACGGTGGCGATATCGTGTCCGGCCGGAACTTCACGTACGCCGAGAACACCGCCGGCGCCCGGGTGATTGTTATCAACGACAAGATGGCGGAAAGGCTTTTCAAGGATTCCGACCCGCTGGACAAGTTCATCGATGTCACTGGCATTCCCTTCAAGGTCATCGGAATACACCACAATACCGGCAGCTTCCTGGGCAAACCGAGCTCGTCGGCCGCGGGCAACGATCCAAAGGCGATGATTCCGCTCGAGACCGGGCGCCGCCAGCTCGGCATGCAGCTGCGACGTCTGGATCTCACGATAAGGCCGCATGAATCGGTTCAGCGCGACCAGGCGATCGATGCGGTCACTTCCACGCTTCGCGGTCAGCGTGGCCTCAAGCCGAGCGCCCCTGACAACTTCGCGATCATGACTTCGGACGGGTTGCTTGCGATCTATGACGGCTTCTTTGGAGTGTTCTTCATCGTCATGATTGCATTGTCCGCCGTAGGCCTGCTTGTGGGCGGGGTTGGGGTAATTGCGATCATGATGATCAGCGTGACGGAGCGGACACGCGAGATTGGCGTGCGCAAGGCGCTCGGTGCCACCCGACGGACGATTCTTTGGCAGTTTCTTGTAGAGGCCGCGACGCTTACCTGTGTAGGCGCGAGCATCGGATTGATCGCGGGTTCTGCGGTGGCGTTTCTCATCAACCGGTTCACGCCGGTGCCAGCATCGACCCCGCCGATGGCAATCGTCGCTGCCCTGGCGGTGAGCGCCTTTACTGGTATCGTCTTCGGCATGCTGCCGGCGGCAAAGGCTTCCCGGCTCGATCCAGTCGAGGCGCTGCGTTACGAGTGA
- a CDS encoding ABC transporter permease → MRFTDVILAAIGEIRANKLRSFFTLLGIIVSVTFLVAVVAIIQGMNAYVTENLAGALIGQNSFQVRRSPLQVGLFDDEEYRRIQKRPRITEDDAKAVIDAVPNAVAVSLQSGWPTPMADVAWSDRTLGDVAVFGVTAPYQVVQDYSFASGRPLSDLDVRERRPVAVVGADVAEKLFEQTNPVGRDIRIHGSHFTVIGVVARKGRVLGQSFDGFALLPLTTFESLYGRRKTTTVSVKMASADDVAGGMALADGAMRMAHRLRPGQESDYTIETADALVAFWRNLTRILFAVIPAMVAIGIVVGGIVIMNIMLMSVSERTREIGVRKALGATRRDIRRQFLAEAIVLATAGGLMGVAAGWGLATLIAFASPLPARISTWSVSLALALGAGVGVIFGVYPASRAARLDPIAALRAE, encoded by the coding sequence ATGCGATTCACCGATGTGATCCTCGCCGCGATCGGTGAAATTCGAGCTAACAAACTGAGATCGTTTTTTACCCTCCTCGGCATCATCGTTTCGGTCACATTCCTCGTCGCTGTGGTCGCCATCATCCAGGGCATGAACGCGTATGTGACTGAGAATCTGGCGGGCGCTCTGATCGGCCAGAATTCGTTTCAGGTCCGGCGCTCGCCGTTGCAGGTAGGGTTATTCGATGACGAGGAGTACCGGCGCATCCAGAAACGGCCGCGGATTACCGAGGATGATGCAAAAGCCGTCATCGACGCCGTGCCAAACGCAGTGGCCGTCAGCCTTCAGTCCGGATGGCCTACGCCAATGGCTGACGTTGCCTGGAGTGACCGCACCCTTGGCGACGTTGCCGTGTTTGGCGTCACTGCTCCCTACCAGGTAGTTCAGGATTACTCATTCGCCAGCGGTCGTCCGCTTTCCGACCTCGACGTTCGCGAGCGGCGCCCGGTTGCAGTCGTCGGTGCAGATGTCGCCGAAAAGCTGTTTGAGCAGACAAACCCGGTTGGCCGGGATATCCGCATCCACGGCTCTCACTTTACCGTAATAGGCGTGGTTGCCAGGAAGGGGCGCGTGCTGGGACAATCCTTCGATGGCTTTGCGCTGCTACCACTCACCACGTTTGAATCGCTCTACGGCCGCCGGAAGACAACGACGGTATCGGTGAAAATGGCTTCCGCTGACGACGTTGCCGGGGGGATGGCACTGGCGGATGGCGCCATGCGTATGGCTCACCGACTGCGGCCCGGACAGGAGAGCGACTACACGATCGAAACCGCCGACGCTCTCGTCGCTTTCTGGCGAAACCTCACGCGGATTCTGTTTGCCGTCATTCCAGCAATGGTTGCCATCGGCATCGTTGTCGGAGGAATTGTCATAATGAATATCATGTTGATGTCGGTGAGCGAGCGCACGCGCGAGATCGGCGTTCGAAAAGCGCTTGGTGCAACGCGCCGCGATATCAGGCGCCAGTTTCTGGCGGAGGCAATCGTGCTCGCGACGGCGGGTGGCTTGATGGGCGTCGCCGCTGGGTGGGGGTTGGCAACGCTGATTGCGTTTGCGTCGCCGTTGCCGGCTCGCATCAGCACTTGGTCGGTTTCACTCGCGCTCGCGCTGGGTGCCGGCGTGGGGGTGATATTCGGCGTCTATCCGGCCTCGCGTGCGGCGAGGCTCGATCCTATCGCAGCCCTTCGCGCCGAGTGA
- the mnmA gene encoding tRNA 2-thiouridine(34) synthase MnmA: protein MSDRVLVAMSGGVDSSVAAALLVAQGYDVVGATMKLFCHGEDVPDRPCCSLDSVNDARRVCEKLGVPHYVINLETKFGHDVIDDFVDEYARGRTPIPCVRCNTFTKFRDLVKKADAIDARWIATGHYARVGNGVLSRGRDDNKDQTYFLWGIDRAVLSRMLLPIGESTKAETRELARTLGLSLVADKPESQEICFVPDGDYVRILREKLGDDAPALTRGPVVTSDGRQVGEHDGFARYTVGQRRGLPGGFRIPMYVIAIRPADRAVVIGPRDELLGRGIIARQVNWLVDEPPCGSSVLVRVRHRASLAAGVLIRAGTDEIEIALEEAVSAISPGQSVVLYDGERVLGGAFIEAVPGNVRFRSPLPILAA from the coding sequence ATGAGCGATCGCGTTCTTGTGGCAATGTCGGGCGGCGTCGATTCGTCGGTGGCTGCTGCGCTGCTCGTCGCGCAGGGGTACGATGTCGTTGGCGCGACCATGAAGCTCTTCTGCCATGGGGAAGACGTCCCCGACCGGCCGTGCTGTTCTCTCGATTCAGTCAATGATGCGCGCCGGGTGTGCGAGAAGCTCGGCGTGCCTCATTACGTCATCAATCTCGAGACAAAGTTCGGTCATGACGTGATCGATGATTTTGTCGACGAGTACGCCCGCGGTCGCACCCCCATTCCATGCGTCCGCTGTAACACGTTTACGAAGTTTCGCGATCTTGTGAAAAAAGCAGACGCAATCGACGCTCGGTGGATTGCCACTGGCCATTACGCCCGGGTCGGTAATGGCGTCCTGAGCCGAGGGCGCGACGACAACAAGGACCAGACCTATTTCCTTTGGGGAATCGATCGCGCGGTTCTCTCGCGAATGCTTTTGCCAATTGGGGAGTCGACAAAGGCCGAAACGCGCGAGCTTGCCAGAACGCTCGGGTTATCACTCGTAGCCGACAAGCCGGAGAGCCAGGAAATCTGTTTTGTTCCCGATGGCGACTACGTTCGCATTCTGCGTGAGAAGCTCGGTGACGATGCTCCAGCGCTGACCCGCGGGCCGGTAGTGACTTCCGATGGCCGTCAGGTTGGCGAGCACGACGGCTTCGCGCGCTACACCGTCGGCCAGCGCCGCGGTCTGCCCGGCGGCTTCCGCATTCCGATGTATGTTATTGCGATCCGGCCCGCCGACCGCGCTGTGGTTATCGGACCGCGCGACGAGCTTCTGGGTCGCGGAATAATCGCGCGGCAGGTGAACTGGCTCGTCGATGAGCCACCCTGCGGGTCATCCGTTCTCGTACGCGTGCGGCATCGCGCATCGCTCGCAGCAGGGGTGCTCATCAGAGCGGGGACAGACGAAATCGAGATTGCCCTCGAGGAGGCGGTGTCTGCTATTTCGCCAGGCCAGTCAGTAGTGCTTTACGACGGCGAACGCGTGCTGGGGGGCGCTTTCATCGAAGCTGTGCCAGGTAATGTGCGCTTTCGCTCACCCTTGCCCATTCTCGCTGCCTGA
- a CDS encoding ABC transporter ATP-binding protein, which produces MNTTEEVPLSVTAEREAVTRRAGAAPEKDWVIVTRGLKREYDMGGEIVRALRGVDVAIRRNEYVAIMGPSGSGKSTLMNLIGCLDTPDAGEYWLSGTLVSSMADDELARVRNREIGFVFQTFNLLPRATALHNVELPLVYAGVPSDERRRRAKEALERVQLGDRITHRPNELSGGQRQRVAIARALVNEPAILLADEPTGNLDSTTSEEIMRVFEGLASQGQTVIMVTHEPDIAAHARRVIVLRDGLVESDDRRERFAEKQAAPVPCPSVVK; this is translated from the coding sequence ATGAATACAACTGAAGAAGTACCGCTTAGCGTCACCGCCGAGCGCGAGGCCGTAACCCGGCGGGCAGGCGCGGCGCCGGAAAAAGACTGGGTTATCGTGACGCGCGGTCTCAAGCGCGAGTACGACATGGGGGGTGAAATCGTGCGCGCCCTGCGTGGTGTCGACGTCGCCATCCGCCGCAATGAATACGTTGCCATCATGGGTCCGTCGGGTTCCGGCAAGTCGACACTCATGAATCTGATCGGATGCCTCGACACACCCGACGCGGGCGAATACTGGCTGAGCGGCACCCTCGTGTCGTCCATGGCGGACGACGAGCTGGCGCGGGTGCGGAACAGGGAGATCGGATTCGTCTTCCAGACCTTCAACCTTCTGCCGCGTGCAACCGCGTTGCATAACGTCGAGCTTCCGCTCGTGTATGCAGGTGTTCCATCTGACGAAAGGCGCAGGCGCGCGAAGGAAGCCCTCGAGCGCGTACAGCTTGGCGACCGCATCACACACCGCCCCAACGAGCTCTCCGGGGGTCAAAGGCAGCGCGTAGCGATTGCGCGGGCACTCGTCAACGAACCCGCGATTCTGCTTGCCGACGAGCCCACCGGTAATCTCGACTCGACCACGTCGGAAGAGATCATGCGCGTGTTCGAGGGACTGGCGTCGCAGGGCCAGACGGTGATCATGGTCACTCACGAGCCGGACATCGCAGCGCATGCAAGGCGTGTGATCGTGTTACGTGACGGTCTCGTCGAGAGCGACGACCGCCGCGAGCGCTTCGCTGAGAAACAGGCGGCGCCGGTCCCATGCCCCTCGGTTGTGAAATAG
- a CDS encoding cysteine desulfurase family protein, protein MSAPRIYLDHAATTPVRREVAEAMQPFFGACFGNPSSSHHWGREARVALDEARERVAGCLGAHADEICFTSGGTEGGNLAILGAWRLRRPEGRNAIATTPIEHKAILGAAHQAVREGAEERFVAVDQNGVVSDASFDAAVRDDVAICSVMWVNNETGTIQPIARLADRAAGRGTLMHTDAVQAFGKVSIDSRTQRFDVLSISGHKIGAPKGIGAVFIRRSTKLEPLMHGGLQNRGRRPGTENVAFAVGLAEAAEITLAEQESESARLLAMRDALERAILERIPDAVIHGRNADRAHHIVSVSVPGTDSESLLMALDLQGIAASGGSACQSGSISPSHVLLAMGVQPGLAGAAIRMSLGALTTDACVARVAEVFPALVDKARRVSGSGQ, encoded by the coding sequence ATGAGTGCCCCGCGGATATATCTCGACCATGCAGCTACGACACCGGTGCGACGCGAGGTTGCGGAAGCAATGCAGCCTTTCTTTGGTGCATGTTTTGGTAATCCCTCGAGCTCCCACCACTGGGGTCGCGAAGCCCGCGTCGCGCTCGACGAGGCGCGCGAACGCGTGGCTGGCTGCCTGGGTGCGCATGCAGATGAGATATGCTTTACATCCGGCGGAACCGAAGGCGGCAACCTCGCGATTCTTGGCGCGTGGCGCTTGCGTCGCCCAGAGGGACGAAACGCAATTGCAACGACGCCGATCGAACACAAGGCGATCCTCGGCGCCGCGCATCAGGCTGTGCGCGAGGGCGCGGAAGAGCGGTTCGTTGCTGTTGACCAGAACGGTGTAGTCAGCGATGCGTCGTTTGATGCGGCCGTCCGCGATGACGTTGCCATCTGTTCAGTGATGTGGGTCAACAACGAAACCGGCACCATTCAGCCGATCGCGCGACTTGCCGACCGTGCTGCCGGGAGGGGAACGCTCATGCACACCGACGCGGTCCAGGCATTCGGGAAGGTGTCGATCGATTCCCGGACTCAACGATTCGATGTGCTGTCGATATCCGGTCACAAGATTGGTGCGCCCAAGGGGATTGGTGCCGTTTTCATACGGCGTAGCACCAAACTCGAGCCGCTGATGCACGGTGGCCTTCAGAATCGCGGCCGGCGACCGGGGACTGAGAACGTTGCCTTCGCCGTCGGTCTTGCTGAAGCGGCCGAAATCACTCTTGCCGAACAGGAAAGCGAAAGTGCGCGACTTCTGGCAATGCGTGACGCGCTCGAACGGGCCATCCTGGAACGCATACCCGACGCCGTCATTCACGGGCGGAACGCTGATCGCGCGCACCATATCGTAAGCGTGTCGGTCCCCGGCACTGACAGCGAGTCGCTGCTCATGGCGCTCGACCTCCAGGGCATCGCCGCATCTGGCGGATCTGCCTGTCAGAGCGGAAGTATCTCGCCTTCGCATGTGTTGCTTGCAATGGGGGTGCAGCCAGGCCTGGCCGGTGCGGCCATACGGATGAGCCTTGGCGCACTGACCACTGATGCGTGCGTCGCTCGCGTCGCGGAAGTGTTTCCCGCCCTTGTCGACAAGGCGCGGCGCGTGTCTGGGAGTGGACAATGA
- a CDS encoding tryptophan 2,3-dioxygenase family protein codes for MSESEVTYGSYLALDELLSLQRLRSSPEHPDELLFIVVHQASELWFKLILHELSGLNDRFDANDTLGGLTSIRRVNALVRIVTSQLSALETLPPQHFAQFRGYLGTSSGSQSGQFRAIEAVSGLRDPHFIQVLEDHGGIPPIVQRALERPPLQTQFINLITASGATLADIYADEQHRPMQMLAEGLLEYEQGFAMWRFLHVQLVERIIGPDVGGTGGTLGARYLQRTISQKFFPDLWAIRGGFYKG; via the coding sequence TTGAGCGAATCAGAAGTCACCTACGGGTCATATCTCGCCCTGGATGAGCTGCTATCGCTTCAGCGCCTTCGGTCCAGCCCGGAGCATCCCGATGAGTTGTTGTTCATCGTCGTTCACCAGGCGAGCGAGTTGTGGTTCAAGTTGATACTGCACGAGTTGAGCGGTCTCAACGACCGGTTCGATGCGAACGATACCCTTGGAGGATTGACATCCATCAGGAGAGTGAACGCGCTCGTTCGCATCGTCACGTCGCAGCTCTCAGCGCTGGAAACGCTGCCGCCACAACACTTCGCCCAGTTTCGCGGATACCTTGGCACTTCCAGCGGGTCACAGAGCGGGCAGTTTCGGGCAATCGAGGCTGTGTCTGGCCTGCGCGATCCACATTTCATCCAGGTTCTGGAAGACCACGGTGGCATTCCGCCAATCGTCCAGCGCGCACTTGAGCGGCCGCCGCTTCAGACGCAATTCATCAATCTGATCACCGCCAGCGGGGCAACACTGGCGGACATCTACGCCGACGAGCAACATCGTCCCATGCAGATGCTCGCAGAAGGCCTGCTGGAGTATGAACAGGGGTTCGCAATGTGGCGGTTTCTTCACGTCCAGCTTGTCGAACGGATCATCGGCCCTGATGTCGGAGGTACCGGGGGAACACTTGGCGCGCGGTATCTGCAGCGTACCATATCGCAGAAATTCTTCCCCGATCTCTGGGCGATTCGCGGCGGTTTTTACAAGGGTTAG
- a CDS encoding ABC transporter permease: protein MPLGCEIVPFIDAVRLALAQLRVQKLKSFFTLLGVTIGVMFLIAVVSIVEGMSSYMEHDFVGKLVGVNTVTLRTRPEIGGDVSESQWREMQRWPRILISDVEPVISALPAGTMWSAEGYDNVPMSSQWSRPQSLQASAVEGDYFKIREMNVASGRLLSVQEMALGSTVVVIGEEIAERFFPRLNPLGRSLKVGGLPYQVVGVAESQGSIFGFSLDRFVIAPYKSPLRHHVNRPNVIDAVKIKVPGDADMIEVQESIRQTMRGRHGLRPSQPDNFAIETSESALSFWTSIKSKLVLAGVVLPAIGLVVGAIVIMNIMLVAVAERTREIGIRKALGARRRDIMSQFLVEAATLSTVGAAIGIAIGIFLSQLIAAVSPLPATIAPWSIVAGVIVGAGVGIVAGIYPASRASKLDPILALRSD, encoded by the coding sequence ATGCCCCTCGGTTGTGAAATAGTGCCCTTCATCGACGCTGTCAGGCTGGCACTGGCGCAGCTTCGTGTGCAAAAGCTCAAGAGTTTCTTCACCCTCCTTGGCGTCACCATCGGCGTCATGTTTCTCATTGCCGTAGTGTCGATCGTCGAAGGCATGAGCAGCTACATGGAGCACGATTTCGTCGGCAAGCTGGTGGGCGTAAACACCGTCACTCTGCGCACCCGGCCGGAGATCGGCGGTGATGTGAGCGAGTCCCAATGGCGGGAGATGCAGCGGTGGCCGCGCATCCTCATCAGCGACGTCGAACCTGTAATCAGCGCGCTGCCCGCTGGGACAATGTGGTCAGCCGAAGGCTACGATAACGTCCCGATGTCTTCGCAATGGTCGCGTCCGCAATCGCTCCAGGCGAGCGCAGTGGAAGGGGATTATTTCAAGATTCGTGAGATGAACGTCGCATCCGGCCGCCTGCTGTCGGTTCAGGAGATGGCGCTCGGCTCGACGGTGGTTGTGATCGGAGAAGAGATTGCGGAGCGCTTTTTCCCCAGACTCAATCCGCTCGGACGCTCGCTCAAGGTGGGCGGACTGCCGTATCAGGTTGTAGGCGTCGCGGAGTCGCAGGGGAGCATTTTCGGATTCTCCCTGGATCGCTTCGTCATTGCGCCATACAAGTCGCCGCTGCGCCATCACGTCAATCGTCCGAATGTGATCGATGCCGTAAAGATCAAGGTGCCTGGCGACGCCGACATGATCGAGGTTCAGGAGTCAATCCGGCAGACCATGCGCGGCAGGCATGGTCTGCGGCCTTCACAGCCTGACAATTTCGCGATCGAAACCTCGGAGTCGGCACTCAGCTTCTGGACGAGTATCAAGTCCAAGCTGGTACTTGCGGGGGTGGTCCTCCCCGCAATCGGGCTTGTCGTCGGCGCTATCGTCATCATGAACATCATGCTCGTCGCTGTCGCTGAACGAACGCGTGAGATCGGCATTCGAAAAGCACTCGGCGCCCGTCGCAGAGATATCATGTCGCAGTTCCTGGTGGAGGCGGCGACACTCAGCACCGTCGGCGCAGCCATCGGTATCGCGATCGGCATTTTTCTGTCTCAGCTGATTGCTGCCGTGTCACCGCTGCCGGCGACGATTGCTCCATGGTCGATCGTTGCGGGTGTCATTGTCGGCGCGGGCGTTGGAATCGTCGCGGGCATTTACCCGGCAAGTCGCGCGTCCAAGCTCGATCCCATCCTCGCGCTGAGGTCTGACTGA
- a CDS encoding ABC transporter permease — MIALNIRSNVVVALDTLRANTLRSGLTILGVVIGVATVMMMAAIVQGIKDQIVRTLEIAGPTTFYVVKAFSQTPVDPNNLPAYIRIRPDLSDAEAQRIRELPEVAYSAIWGQAQGRLEYKGERTQNLMIQGADEGFVEIQGGDLVDGRWFTRPELGSGAAVAVLEEDAARKVFGRENPVGKSLRVGGRPAQVIGIYQKAGNIFEPPGQNIGAIIPYQMLDHQFQLDKTNAVFIPVKPRKGVTAARAHEAVTIALREMRRLRPADLNSFDLITQDQILDTFNKITGVFFLVMIVLSSVGLMVGGIGVMAIMMVSVTNRTREIGVRKALGATQREILLQFLVEAATLTGIGGIIGIVVGLSLGKLVTAFMGIDAGVPVTLTVVAVTVSVGIGIVFGMVPARRAARLDPIEALRHE; from the coding sequence ATGATCGCTCTGAATATTCGCAGCAATGTAGTCGTCGCGCTCGACACCCTCCGCGCCAACACGCTGAGATCGGGACTGACAATTCTCGGCGTCGTAATCGGCGTCGCCACCGTGATGATGATGGCCGCGATCGTCCAGGGGATCAAGGACCAGATAGTTCGAACGCTCGAAATTGCCGGACCGACGACCTTCTATGTGGTGAAGGCGTTTTCCCAGACGCCGGTCGATCCGAATAATCTGCCGGCGTACATCCGTATCCGGCCAGACCTGTCCGATGCCGAAGCGCAGCGCATCCGCGAGCTGCCTGAAGTAGCGTATTCCGCAATCTGGGGTCAGGCGCAGGGGCGTTTAGAATACAAAGGTGAGCGCACTCAGAATCTCATGATTCAGGGGGCCGACGAAGGATTCGTCGAGATTCAGGGCGGTGACCTCGTTGACGGACGATGGTTCACACGGCCGGAACTTGGCAGTGGCGCCGCGGTGGCGGTACTCGAGGAGGATGCGGCGCGGAAAGTATTCGGACGCGAGAATCCTGTCGGCAAATCGCTCCGTGTGGGAGGACGTCCGGCGCAGGTGATCGGCATTTACCAGAAAGCAGGCAACATTTTCGAGCCGCCCGGCCAGAACATCGGTGCAATCATTCCTTATCAGATGCTCGATCACCAGTTCCAGCTCGACAAGACGAACGCGGTGTTCATCCCGGTAAAGCCCAGGAAAGGAGTGACCGCCGCCCGCGCCCACGAAGCGGTGACGATCGCGCTGCGGGAGATGCGCCGGCTGAGGCCCGCTGACCTCAACAGTTTCGACCTGATCACTCAGGATCAGATTCTCGACACGTTCAACAAGATCACCGGGGTATTTTTTCTGGTCATGATCGTGCTTTCCAGTGTCGGCCTGATGGTCGGCGGAATCGGCGTGATGGCGATCATGATGGTGTCGGTCACTAATCGCACGCGTGAGATTGGCGTTCGCAAAGCGCTGGGCGCGACGCAGCGTGAGATACTGCTGCAGTTCCTCGTCGAGGCGGCCACGCTCACGGGTATCGGAGGGATTATCGGGATCGTCGTCGGGCTGTCGCTCGGGAAGCTGGTGACCGCGTTCATGGGCATCGACGCAGGAGTTCCAGTTACGCTTACCGTCGTCGCGGTAACGGTGTCGGTGGGAATCGGCATCGTCTTTGGCATGGTACCGGCGAGGCGGGCAGCACGTCTCGATCCAATCGAGGCATTGCGGCACGAGTAG
- the bshB1 gene encoding bacillithiol biosynthesis deacetylase BshB1 — translation MPKVDILAIGPHRDDVELTCGGTLIRAAMLGRRTAIIDLTAGELGTRGSAEIRGEEASKAAEILGVTARENLGLPDAGIVNSPETRALLAVAIRRFAPAVVIAPSVNGRHPDHAATAALVRDACFIAGLQKIEPDTPAHRPRKVVHSLAYREDSVKPTFVVDITDAFERKLEAIKCYSSQFDDAVQAGEVYPNGEPLYDIIRHQAAHYGSLIRTKYGEPFFTSETMRCDDIAALEVSTF, via the coding sequence ATGCCAAAGGTAGACATCCTCGCGATCGGTCCGCACCGGGATGACGTCGAGCTGACCTGCGGAGGCACGCTCATTCGCGCGGCGATGCTCGGACGGCGGACGGCAATCATCGATCTCACAGCCGGAGAGTTGGGAACCCGTGGATCCGCTGAGATTCGTGGAGAGGAAGCATCGAAGGCTGCGGAAATTCTGGGAGTAACTGCTCGTGAAAACCTCGGTCTACCGGACGCCGGCATCGTCAACTCTCCGGAGACGAGAGCACTGCTGGCAGTTGCCATCAGGCGATTCGCTCCGGCCGTCGTAATCGCTCCGTCGGTCAATGGCCGGCATCCGGACCATGCGGCGACGGCGGCGCTCGTCAGGGACGCCTGCTTCATCGCCGGGCTCCAGAAAATCGAGCCGGACACTCCGGCGCACCGTCCAAGGAAGGTCGTGCATTCACTGGCTTACCGCGAAGACTCCGTCAAACCCACTTTTGTCGTCGACATCACGGATGCATTCGAACGAAAACTGGAGGCTATCAAGTGTTATTCCTCACAGTTCGATGACGCCGTTCAGGCGGGTGAAGTATATCCGAACGGCGAACCCCTCTACGACATCATCCGGCATCAGGCAGCGCACTACGGGTCTCTGATCCGGACAAAGTATGGTGAACCGTTTTTCACCAGCGAGACAATGCGCTGCGACGACATTGCCGCACTCGAGGTGTCTACGTTTTGA